The DNA region AATATAGTTCATTTTCATTTAATTTATGCCATGATTTACCACCTAGAACAGCAATATTTTTATTATAACCCTTTTCATCTTTATTTATAATATTATAATAGTCTTTATACTTACTATCTGGATTTTTCAAAATATCTTTAAACCAAGGATGCTCTATACTAGTATGATTTACTGGAAAATCTATAATTACTTTAATATCTAATTCATGTGCTTTTTCTACCAATTTTTTTAAATCTTCTTTTGTTCCATATTCTTCATCTATTTTAAGATAATCAGTAACATCATATTTATGATAACTAGGCGATTTAAATATTGGTGTTAACCATAAACCCTCTATTCCTATTTTATTTAGTTCTGGTAATTTTTCAGTAATTCCATTTATATCTCCTATACCATCTCCATTACTATCTGCAAATGACCTAACAAAAATCTCATAATATATTCTATTAGATTTTACATTTTCTGTTTTAAAACAAGAAATAGTCATTAAAACTACTAAAAAACAATATATAAACCTTTTCATAAAAACTCCTTTTTTCTTTATTATATCTATTATATAACATTTAAAATAAAGTAATCAAATTAAATTTATTAAATATTTTATAATTTTATATAAATACATATTTAGATTATAAAAAAATATAATTATATCGTATTTCTTTTTCGCTTGTTATCTAATATAATTATATTGTTGATAGAACAAAATATAAATTTAAAAAATAATTTAAATTTATTATTTTTCATCATAATATTTCTCCTATAAATAGATCTCTATAATAAATAGAAGATAAATTTATAAATATAAAAAAGATACTAAAAAATTTAAAATTCCCTTTTTAAAAATCTCCCTTTTAGTATCTTTTTTTTTATTTAAAATTTAATTAATTAAATTTTTATCTTTTTAATTTATGCTATAATATACCTACTAAAATAAAAAAGGAGAATACATATGAGTAATTACTATAAAAATTCAGTTTCTCCCCTAGAATATGCTATAAATGGTAATAAAGGGGCAATGAGATCAGTAAACTGGAATAAAATAAATGATGAAAAAGACCTTGAAGTTTGGACTAGAGTAGTTCAAAACTTTTGGTTACCTGAAAAAATACCTGTATCAAATGATTTACCTTCATGGAAAAGTTTAGATGCATCTTGGCAACAATTAATAACTAGAACATTTACAGGGCTTACACTATTAGATAGTATACAAGCAACTGTTGGAGATACTGCACAAATACCAAATTCTTTAACTGACCACGAACAAGTTATATATACTAACTTTTCATTTATGGTTGCAGTTCATGCAAGATCTTATGGAACTATATTTTCAACACTATGTTCAAGTGAACAGATTGAAGAAGCACATGAATGGGTAATTAAAACTGAAAGTTTACAGGAAAGAGCAAGATTTTTAATACCGTATTATACAGGAGATGATCCTTTAAAATCTAAGGTTGCAGCAGCACTTATGCCTGGATTTTTATTATATGGAGGATTTTACTTACCATTTTATCTAGCTGCTAGGGCAAAACTACCTAACACTTCTGATATTATCAGACTTATATTAAGAGATAAAGTAATACATAACTATTATAGTGGTTATAAATACCAGAGAAAGGTAGAAAAACTACCATTAGAAAAACAAAAAGAAATGAAAGAATTTGTTTTTGATACATTATACAAATTAATAGAATTAGAAAAAGATTATCTACATGAACTATATGATGAATTTGGATTGGCAGAAGATGCTATTAAATTTAGTATATATAATGCAGGTAAATTTTTACAAAACTTGGGTTATGATAGTCCGTTCACAGAAGAGCAAACACACATAAAACCTGAAGTTTTTGCACAATTATCAGCTAGAGCAGATGAAAATCATGATTTCTTCTCTGGTAATGGTTCTTCGTATATTATGGGTATAAATGAAGAAACCGAAGACGAGGATTGGGAGTTTTAAAATGCATAAAGATATAAAAGAATTAAAAGATATTGATAAACCTAATGGAGATATTACCATAGTATATTTTTCTTCTATATCTAATAATACACATAGATTTGTTCAAAAATTAGGATTAGAAAATATATATAGAATATCTGATGATTTAATAATGAATAAAAACTTTGTCCTTATAACACCAACTTATGGTGGTGGGGGAAATGATACTAAAGGAAGTGTTCCAAAACAAGTTATACATTTTTTAAATCAAAAACAAAACAGAGATAATTGTAAAGGAGTAGTTGCTAGTGGAAATACTAACTTTGGCGATACTTTCTGTTTAGCGGGTATAATAATTTCAAAAAAATTAAATGTACCTTTACTTTATCAATTTGAATTATTAGGAACTAATGACGATGTTATTAACCTAAATAATATATTAAAAAATTTCTGGGAGAAACAAAAATGAGCGAGAAAAAATCAAAAATATCATTAGAATTAAATCAGGCAGATAAATATCTTGCACTAAATGCTATGAGTAAAATGTTAGTTTGTGGTAAAACTAACTATGAAGCTGATAAGGAAGCAGTAGATGAATACATGAATGTGCATGTAATACCTAATAGCAAAAAATTTAATTCAGTTAAAGAAAGATTAGAATATTTAATAAATAATAATTACTATGAAAAAGAAGTTTTAGACTTATACAGTATGTCCGAATTAGAAGAATTATATACTATTGCAGATAGTTATAATCATAAATTCCCTAATTTAATGGGAGCTATGAAATTTTTTAACTCTTACTGTTTAAAAACTTTTGATAACAAAACATATTTAGAAAATTATGAACAAAGGGTTGTAGCAAATGCTATACTTCTATCTGACGGTGTATTTGAAGATGCAAAAAATTTAGTACATTTAATGATGAAAAAAGTTTTTCAACCTGCAACACCTACTTTTTTAAATGCTTTAAAAAGAAATAGAGGAGAATATGTATCTTGTTACTTACTTAGAACAGAAGATAATATGGAATCTATCGCTAGATCAATATCAACTTCACTTCAATTATCTAAAAGAGGTGGTGGAGTTGCAATATGTCTTACTAATCTAAGAGAATTTGGAGCACCTATTAAAAATATAGCAGGAGCTGCTACTGGAATTATACCAGTTATGAAACTATTAGAAGATACTTTCTCTTATGCTAATCAATTGGGTCAAAGACAAGGAGCAGGTGCAGTATATATAAATGCTCATCACCCTGATATTATGGCTTTTCTTGATACTAAAAGAGAAAATGCTGATGAAAAAGTTAGAATTAAATCATTATCATTAGGAGTTGTAATCCCTGATATTACATTTGAATTAGCTAAGAAAAATGAAGAAATGGCTTTATTTTCTCCATTCGACGTTGAAAAAGAATATGGTAAAGCATTCTCTGATATTTCAGTAACTGATGAATACTACAACATGTTAAATAATGATAAAATAGGAAAAACATACATAAATGCAAGAAAATTATTTCAAACAATAGCAGAATTACATTTTGAATCAGGCTACCCATACATATTATTTGATGATACGGTAAATAAGAATAATCCACACACTAAGGCTGGTAGAATTGTTATGTCTAATTTATGTTCTGAAATAGTACAAGTTAATACAGCAAGTACATATAAAGAAGATTTATCTTTTGAACATGTTGGAAAAGATGTTTCGTGTAATTTAGCATCTATAAATATTGCTAAAATTATGGAAGATGGACAAAACTTTGGAAAAGATATATATGAATCTATAAAAGCACTTGACTATATTTCTAGAAATAGTGATTTATCTTGTGCTCCTAGCATACAAAAAGGAAATAATGCTAATAGAGCATTAGGTTTAGGGGCTATGAATTTACATGGTTTCTTAGCAGATAACAAAATATATTATGATAGTAAAGAAGCGTTAGATTTTACTAATATGTATTTTTATACTGTAACTTATCATGCATTTAAAGCATCTAATAAGTTAGCAATAGATAGAAATAATACGTTTGATGGATTTAATGAAAGTAGATATGCTAGTGGAGAGTATTTTGACAAGTATACAAAATGTGAAGAGAATTTCTGGACACCAAATACTGAAAAAATTAAAAATATTTTTGAAAAATATAAGGTTAAAATCCCTAGTAAAAATGATTGGTTAGAATTAGTAGAAAGTATTAAAAAATATGGTTTAGCAAATTCACACTTACAAGCAGTAGCACCAACAGGTTCTATTAGTTATTTATCTTCTTGTACACCTAGCTTACAACCAGTAGTAGCACCTATAGAAGTTAGAAAAGAAGGAAAACTTGGTAGAATATATGTTCCCGCATATAAATTAAGTGATGAAACATTACCATATTATGAACAGGGTGCTTATGAATTAGGCCCTAACCCTATAATTGATATAGCAGCAGAAGCACAAAAGCATGTAGACCAAGCAATATCACTTACACTATTTATGACTGATACTGCAACAACAAGAGATTTAAATAAAGCATATATTAGAGCATTTTCAAAAAAATGTGCTTCTATATACTATGTAAGAATTAGACAAGAAATACTTGAAGGA from Oceanivirga salmonicida includes:
- the nrdI gene encoding class Ib ribonucleoside-diphosphate reductase assembly flavoprotein NrdI, which translates into the protein MHKDIKELKDIDKPNGDITIVYFSSISNNTHRFVQKLGLENIYRISDDLIMNKNFVLITPTYGGGGNDTKGSVPKQVIHFLNQKQNRDNCKGVVASGNTNFGDTFCLAGIIISKKLNVPLLYQFELLGTNDDVINLNNILKNFWEKQK
- the nrdE gene encoding class 1b ribonucleoside-diphosphate reductase subunit alpha, encoding MSEKKSKISLELNQADKYLALNAMSKMLVCGKTNYEADKEAVDEYMNVHVIPNSKKFNSVKERLEYLINNNYYEKEVLDLYSMSELEELYTIADSYNHKFPNLMGAMKFFNSYCLKTFDNKTYLENYEQRVVANAILLSDGVFEDAKNLVHLMMKKVFQPATPTFLNALKRNRGEYVSCYLLRTEDNMESIARSISTSLQLSKRGGGVAICLTNLREFGAPIKNIAGAATGIIPVMKLLEDTFSYANQLGQRQGAGAVYINAHHPDIMAFLDTKRENADEKVRIKSLSLGVVIPDITFELAKKNEEMALFSPFDVEKEYGKAFSDISVTDEYYNMLNNDKIGKTYINARKLFQTIAELHFESGYPYILFDDTVNKNNPHTKAGRIVMSNLCSEIVQVNTASTYKEDLSFEHVGKDVSCNLASINIAKIMEDGQNFGKDIYESIKALDYISRNSDLSCAPSIQKGNNANRALGLGAMNLHGFLADNKIYYDSKEALDFTNMYFYTVTYHAFKASNKLAIDRNNTFDGFNESRYASGEYFDKYTKCEENFWTPNTEKIKNIFEKYKVKIPSKNDWLELVESIKKYGLANSHLQAVAPTGSISYLSSCTPSLQPVVAPIEVRKEGKLGRIYVPAYKLSDETLPYYEQGAYELGPNPIIDIAAEAQKHVDQAISLTLFMTDTATTRDLNKAYIRAFSKKCASIYYVRIRQEILEGSESLECESCMI
- the nrdF gene encoding class 1b ribonucleoside-diphosphate reductase subunit beta; amino-acid sequence: MSNYYKNSVSPLEYAINGNKGAMRSVNWNKINDEKDLEVWTRVVQNFWLPEKIPVSNDLPSWKSLDASWQQLITRTFTGLTLLDSIQATVGDTAQIPNSLTDHEQVIYTNFSFMVAVHARSYGTIFSTLCSSEQIEEAHEWVIKTESLQERARFLIPYYTGDDPLKSKVAAALMPGFLLYGGFYLPFYLAARAKLPNTSDIIRLILRDKVIHNYYSGYKYQRKVEKLPLEKQKEMKEFVFDTLYKLIELEKDYLHELYDEFGLAEDAIKFSIYNAGKFLQNLGYDSPFTEEQTHIKPEVFAQLSARADENHDFFSGNGSSYIMGINEETEDEDWEF